TTAGCAAAAGATAGAATAATTACCGCGGTTCATAAGCATTACACGATCGGGGAATGGACTGATTTTCTGAAAGATAAGCCCGACGAATTATATAATTATATCGCTTTAAGCACCGGAACAGGAAAGGCGGATGAAGAAAAGATAAAAAAAATTTGTGAACTCCATCCTAAAATTCAGTTTCTCTGCATTGACGTGGCAAACGGATATTCCGAGCATTTTGTATCGTTTGTGAAGCAGGCGCGGCAAAATTTTCCCGATAAAATAATAATAGCCGGAAACGTGGTGACCGGCGAAATGGTGGAAGAACTGCTTTTGGCCGGCGCAGATATTATTAAGGTCGGCATTGGTCCCGGTTCCGTGTGTACTACCCGTGTAAAAACCGGTGTCGGTTATCCGCAACTTTCCGCAATTATTGAATGTGCCGATGCAGCGCACGGTTTGAAAGGCCACATCATCGGAGACGGCGGCTGTAAAGTACCGGGAGATGTGGCAAAGGCGTTCGGTGGCGGTGCAGATTTTGTGATGCTCGGCGGAATGTTTGCCGGACACGACGAGAGCGGCGGCGAAATGATGGAAGAAAACGGAAAAAAATACCGACTTTTCTACGGCATGAGTTCCAAAACCGCGATGGACAAACATTCTGGTGGCGTTGCTGAATACCGTGCTTCCGAGGGAAAAACAGTGAAAGTTCCGTATAAAGGTCCGGTTTCAGAAACGGTAAAAGATATTTTGGGCGGCGTACGCTCAACCTGCACGTATGTAGGCGCTTCGGAATTAAGAGAACTGTCAAAAAGGACGACTTTTATCCGTGTTCAGGAGCAGGAAAATCAGATTTTTAAAGATTAGCAGCTGCCACTGCTGCACTGAATTAAATTTTTCAATCGGCATTAAAAAGGTTTTTTTAAAACAATCTGAGCTGCTGCTCCTTTGAGCCTGTAAAATGTTCAGTTGCAAGTGGGGCAATGTGTTTTCCGTGAAAGTATTTCCTGCGTGCGAGTGCAAAAGTCTGGTGAATCATTTCTGCAATGTTTCCTTCGCCTTTATAACGTTCAAAATATCTTTTTTCGCCGAGATTTCCGGCACGCATCGAACGAATCAGATTTAAAACTTTTTGCGAACGCTCCGGGAAATGCGCATTTACCCATTGCACAAAAACCGGCTCTACAGTATCATTAAGCCGGATAAGAGCGTGATGGGCACTTTTGGCACCCAGCTCGGAAACGGTTTTATAAATATTCAACCCTTCCTCCGAATTGAGTCCGGGGATTACCGGCGCTGCCATAACATTCACCGGAATTCCGTTTTGCGATAAGATTTCGAGCGCTTTCAGTTTATTTTTAACTGAGGAAGTTCGTGGCTCCATCACTTTTCTTAAATCTTCATTAATCGTCGGAATGCTCAAATTCACCGAAACCAGATTTTTTTCGGCTAACTGTATCAGCAAGTCCAAATCTCTTAAAATCAGTGCGTTTTTGGTGATGAATGAGACAGGGTGACGGTAATCTAAAAATACCTGAAGCAGTTTTCGGGTGATTTCAAGTTTTCTTTCAACAGGCTGATAAGGGTCAGTATTTCCCGACATCACAATGGTTTTCGGTGTGTAACCTCTTTTCTTAAAGAATTTTTCTAAAAGCTCGGGAGCGTTTTTCTTCACCATAATTTTCCTTTCAAAATCAATTCCGGCAGAAAATCCCCAATACTCGTGCGTTGGCCTTGCAAAGCAATAAGAGCAGCCGTGTTCGCAACCCTGATATGGATTTAAAGAATATTCCATAGATAAATCCGGGCTTTTTACAGGATTCACTATGGACTTTGGAAACACTTCAGTGAAGGTCGTTTTCACGGTTTCAAAATCTTCATCTTCAGGCTCATAAGTGTATTTGTCGAAACGGTTTATGACGTTTCGCTGCGCACCCTGTCCTTTGATGTGATTGCTTCGTTCCATTTTATAAGAAACAAAGATAGTGATGTAATTTAACATAATAATAAATATTTGAGCTATATTTTATATCAAGATATAAATCCTGTAAACGCTATACTCCTTGCTAAACTTAGTCCTTATATTTAAAAAAGTAAAGCCTGCTCAACCGAACAGGCTTTTAATATTAATTGTAAGATGCTTAAGCTTTTTCAGTTACTGAAGCTTCTTTTTCCAGCGCATCTTTCGAGTCGTTCAGCCTCAGTACTACTGTTTCATTTTCAGAAATCTGCTTATTGACTAAAAGTTCTGCCAATAAATCTTCGATGTATTTCTGTACGGCACGTTTCAGCGGCCTTGCTCCGAAATCTTTGTCCCAGCCTTTCTCCGCGATAAAATCTTTGGCTTCATCGGTAAGTTCAACTTTGTAGCCAAGTTTTTCAAGCCTGCCATAAAGTTTGGAAAGCTCAAGATCAATGATTTTTCTGATGTCTTCCTGTTGAAGCGAATTGAAAATAATGATGTCATCAATCCTGTTGAGGAATTCAGGAGCAAAGGCTTTTTTCAAGGCATTTTCGATTGTCGCTCTCGCTCTCGCGTCAGACGTTGATTTTTTAGCACTTGTGCCGAAACCGACTCCGTCACCAAAATCTTTCAAATCTCTGGTCCCGATGTTTGAAGTAAGGATGATAATCGTGTTTCTGAAATCGATTTTTCTTCCCAAAGAATCGGTCACATGGCCTTCATCCAAAATTTGGAGAAGAATATTGAAAACATCCGGATGGGCTTTTTCAATCTCATCTAATAACACAACGGCGTAAGGTTTTCTTCTTACCGCTTCGGTCAGTTGTCCGCCTTCTTCGTAGCCCACATATCCCGGAGGCGCACCAACCAATCTTGATACGGCAAATTTTTCCATATATTCACTCATATCAATACGGATTAATGCCTCATCTGAATCGAAAAGTTCGCGAGCCATTACTTTCGCCAATTCGGTTTTACCCACACCGGTTGTACCAAGGAAAATAAATGTTCCGATCGGGCGGTTCGGATCTTTCAGTCCGGCACGGTTTCTTTGTATCGCTTTCACGACTTTTTTCACCGCATCTTCCTGTCCGATTACTTTTCCGTTTAATTTATCATCCATCTGGGCGAGTTTATCCAACTCATTTTTACCGACTTTAGTTACCGGTACACCGCTCATCATAGAAACCACTTCGGCCACATTTTCCTCGGTTACGGTTTCTTTTTTCTCCTTTACATCTTTGTCCCATTTTTCCTGAGCTGCAGAAAGTTCCATTACCAGACGCTCCTCCTCATCTTTCAGTTTTCTGGCTTCAAGATAATCCTGGGCTTTTACGGCCTGCTGTTTCTGTTCCTTGATCTCTTCTATTTTCTTTTCATTTTTAATGATCTCTGTAGGCACTTTCATGTTTTTGATGTAAACACGAGAACCAGCTTCGTCCATCGCATCAATAGCTTTGTCCGGAAGGAAACGGTCGGTAATATATCTCGAAGTAAGATTCACACACGCTGCAATCGCCTCATCAGTGTAGGTTACGTTGTGGTGATCTTCGTATTTATCTTTAATCTGATTTAAAATCTGAATGGTTTCCTCAATGGAAGTTGGCTCTACCATAACTTTCTGGAAACGTCTCTCCAAAGCACCGTCTTTCTCGATGTACTGCCTGTATTCATCAAGTGTTGTAGCACCGATGCACTGAATTTCGCCTCTTGCCAGCGCAGGTTTGAACATATTTGATGCGTCTAAACTTCCGGTAGAACTTCCCGCTCCAACAATCGTATGCAATTCATCAATGAAAAGAATGACATCACGGTTTTTTTCGAGTTCGGTCATGATGGCTTTCATACGTTCCTCAAACTGCCCGCGGTACTTTGTGCCGGCAACCAAACTTGCCAAATCCAAAGTAATCACACGTTTTCCGTAAAGAACCCTCGAAACTTTTTTCTGATGAATTCTAAGCGCCAAACCTTCTGCGATGGCAGATTTACCAACGCCCGGCTCACCAATTAAAAGTGGATTGTTTTTCTTTCTTCTGGAGAGAATCTGCGAAACGCGTTCAATTTCCTTCTCACGGCCGATTACCGGATCAAGCTTGCCGTCTTTAGCCAAAGCGGTTAAATCCCTACCGAAATTATCCAGCGTAGGCGTTTTGCTCTTCCCTGTTCCGATATTACCGGTGGGTCTGCGCATCTGTCCGTATTCTTCACGCTCATCATCATCGTCGTAAGCACTCATTTTCGGTCCTTCGCCGGAATTTTTAAGCATGGTCTGATATTCTCTGGAAACTCTTTCATAATCTACGTCATAAGCTCCTAAAATACTGGAAGTAGGATCTTCGAACTTGTAAAGAATTCCAAGAAGAAGATGAACTGTATTAATTTCACCGCTGCGGTATTGCCTGCATTCCAGCTCAGCACGTTTTACTGCCTGATCTGCCATTTTTGTAAAAGAAATGTTTGAAACCTCTTCCGCCAAAGGGTTGATGCCGGAAACGTTCATCGTTTCAATTTTTCTTCTGATTTGTGTAAGGTCGGCATTCAGGTTCTGAAGGATTTCCCGTGCAGAGTTATCAGTTTTGATGATGCCCAGCAGCAGGTGCTCTGTGTTCAGGAACTCACTTTTCAGTCTTCGTGCCTCGTTTTTGCTTTGTTTGAACACTTTGTCCAAACCGTCTGAAAACTTATAATCCATAATTTGGTCTCATAATTTAATATAAAGGTAGTTATTTCTGCCTTTATGTTCTCCAAAAGTTACAAATACTTTACCAAAACTTAAAAAATGACGATATGGCAGAAACCCAGGCTATATCTCCTTGAAAATGATTACATTTGCAGCCCAATAATTATCTTTATGACACCAGAAATTGCCAGCTATATCGGTTATGCAGCCTCTTTTTTTATCATATTGAGCTTTATGCTGAAAGATTTAAGAAAAGTGAGGCTTGTTAATCTTCTGGGCTGTATATGTTTTGTAATTTATGGCATTTTTATTGGCATGCTGTGGCCGGTAATCATTCCGAACGCAATTCTGTGTATTATACAGGTTTTTCATCTTTTGAAAAAATGATTAATTTGTAGATGTGAAAGTTATAGTCTGCGTATTCAATAATCTTTATACCGACCAACGTGTAGAAAAAGTCTGCAGATCGCTGCTCGAAAACGGTTATCAAATCGAACTTATCGGCAGTTCATGGGGCGGACTTCCCGAGATGAACCGCCCGTATACTTTTCACCGAATAAATTTAAACGCCAGAAATCTAAAGCTGGCCTATCCTGAATTTAACCTTAAATTATATCGTGAACTTTTAAAAAGGGCTGATAAAAATACAGTTCTGCTTGCAAATGATTTGGATACGCTTGCTGCGAGCTATTTAGTTTCAAAAAAATTAAATGTTCCCCTGGTTTATGACAGCCATGAAATTTTTACAGAGATGCCGGCCGTTAACGGAAGGTTTACCCAGAAAATATGGCGAAAACTGGAAAGAAATCTGGTTCCAAAAATTAATTATATGATAACGGCAAGCGACAGCTATGCCACCTGGTTTGAAAATAAGTATCATATAAAAAAGCCGGTTGTGGTTCAGAATTTTCCGGTTAAGATTTCGCATTCCGATGATACTTCAACTGAAAATTACCCAAAAATCATCCTTTATCAGGGTGTCATTAATCCTTCAAGAGGTCTGGACAAGGTTATTCCGGCAATGAAAACGATCGGGAACGCTCAGCTATGGATTGTGGGAGACGGCCCCAAGCGAAAAGAATATGAAGCATTAACCAAATCTAATAAACTTGAACAGAAAATAAAGTTTTTCGGTAAATTGCCACCGTCTGAATTAAGAAAACTCACTGTAAAAGCTGATGTGGGCTTAAGCATCGAAGAAAATAACGGCGAAAGCTACTACTATTCTTTACCAAATAAAATATCAGATTATATACAGGCGGGGATCCCGATTGTGGTTTCAAATTTCCCTGAAATGAAAAGAATTATTGAACAATTTGAGGTTGGGGAATGTATAACGAACCACTCTGAACAGGAACTTTCAAGCAAAATCACCAGGGTTCTTACAAAAGGAAAAAAGTTTTACTCGGAAGGGCTTGTATCAGCTGCTGCCCAGCTTTGCTGGGAAAACGAAGAGCCGAAACTGATTGAATTGTTTAAAAAAGTGCAAACAGAAAACTTTCAGTAATTTTGCAAAATGACCATCAAGGAAAAACAGCAGGAAATTGTAAAAGATTTTGAGTTTCTGGACGACTGGGAACAGAAATACGAATATATCATTGATCTCGGCAAAGAACTAAAAGCCTTGCCGGAAGATAAAAAGACCGATGAAAACCTCATCAAAGGCTGCCAAAGCAAAGTCTGGATCGACGCTGAATTCAAAGACGGAAAACTTTATTTCAATGCAGACAGTGACGGTATTTTGCCCAAAGGCATCGTTTCGCTTCTGGTTTCCATCTACAGCGGGCATCCTACGAAAGAAATTCTGGATTCTGATTTCGATTTCATCTCACAAATCGGCTTGCAGGAATTCCTTTCACCATCGCGCGCCAACGGACTGATGGCGATGACCAAGCAGATTAAGTTTTACGCAGTAGCCTACCAGTTGAAATCTTGACACGGATTCTTGCATACCGGTTCTCTGCCTTTGGTGATGTAGCGATGACGGCGCCTGTTTTCCGGGAGTTCCTGGAGCAGAACCCCGATGTGGAACTTGTCTTTGTTTCCCGGAAAAATTTCTCCGCCATTTTTGATGATATCTCCAACCTGAAGTTTAAAGGTGTTGATTTGGATGATTACAAAGGTTTTCTTGGCTTAAGGCGCCTTGCAAGAGAATTGATAAAAGAATTTCAGCCCGATTATATTGCAGACTTGCACGATGTTATCCGCACCAAAATTCTTAAGAAAATTTTTCAAGCAAAAGGGTACAAAATTTCTTTTATAAACAAAGGAAAAGAAGAAAAAGAGGAGCTGACTGATGTTTGGAACCTTAACAAGAAAAAGCTCAAAAGTAATATAGAGCGTTACGCAGATGTCTTCCGGAATTTGGGTTACAGTGTAAACTTATCACATCATTACAGAAGTAAAAGTTCTGTAAAAGAGGGAATTGGCGTAGCACCTTTCGCACAGCATAAAGGCAAAATGTTGCCTCTGGAAAAATCTTTTGAACTCGCTAAAATCCTTTCAAAAACTCATAAAATTTACTTTTTTGGTGGCGGAAAGGAAGAAACTGAAATTTTAAACACCTGGGCACAGAAGCTCCCAAATACCGAAAGTCTTGCGGGCAAGCTCTCATTGAAAGAAGAACTCCAAAAAATCGCTGAACTTGAGGTGATGATATCAATGGATTCAGCCAATATGCATTTGGCGAGTTTGGTAGGCACGCGCTGTATTTCAATCTGGGGCTCCACGCACCATTTTGCCGGATTTTTAGGTTACGGACAAAGTGATGATGATATTGTTGAAGTTAAGGACCTGACTTGCCGCCCATGCTCTGTTTTTGGTGATAAAGAATGCTACCGCGGTGATTACGCCTGTCTGGAAGAAATTGACATTCAAAAAATCGTTGAAAAAGTTTGAAACTTTCAGTCTGCATACCGGTCTATAACTTTGATGTACGGGAATTGGTCCGCGACCTGCAAAAAGAAATTACAAAGTATCAAATTAATGCGGAAATCCTCCTGATTGATGATGCCTCTGACCAACATTATGTCCTAATTAATAAAGGAATAGAAAATGAAGTTGAGAACTTTGTTTTTCTTGAAAAAAATGTCGGCCGGTCACAGATCCGGAATTTATTCCTTTATTATGCCAGTGGCGACTACCTTCTGTTTCTGGACTGCGACGGCAAAATTACAAATCCTCATTTCCTTAAAAATTACTTAAGCTACATCGAAAAAAATAATGTTAAAGCGGTTTATGGAGGCAGAAAAGTTTCAGAACTTCAACCTGACAGTAACCATCTGCTGCGATGGCGATATGCAAATGAGCGGGAAAATCTTCCTTTGAACAAACGCTTGATTCGGCCATATCTCTCCTTCCAAACGAATAATTTTGTCGTTAAAAAATCAGTGCTGGAAAAAGTCAACTTCAATCCTGAATTTCAGAAGTACGGCTATGAAGACCTTCTTTTTGCAATGGATCTGAACCATGCCGGAATCCCGGTACGCCACATCGACAATCCCATCTTAAATAACGATGTGGAATCTAATGAAATTTACCTGAAAAAGGTTGAAGAATCTATTGAAAGCCTGCACAAAATGCTGGTCAATACTAAAACGGCCCCGAAAATAAAAGATGTCAAGTTAGTCAAAGCCTATCATTATCTGCATATAAGAGGTGGCGCAAGAATATTCAGGAGGTTTTTCGCCGTAAGAAAGGCAGCGATCAGAAATAAACTTCTCGAGGCTGAGTGCAGTCTAAAATATCTCGACTTCTACAAACTGGGGCTTTTAACAGAAAAATCAAAATAAAAATTTCTCAAACTTCTCTGAAATATTTTGACCTCAACGGGGCCTGTTCTTAATTTGGCAATTTAAAAATATGATGCCAGTTTACGAAAACACATAAACAACAGATTATAAAACAAAAAAATCCCACATTTCTGTGAGATTTTTCTTTATAAGTGGGTCCTGAGGGATTCGAACCCCCGACCCTCTGGGTGTAAACCAGATGCTCTGAACCAACTGAGCTAAGAACCCTTGTTTTTGGTTCGGCAAATATACGACGATTTTTTATTTCTGCAAATTTTTTTCTAAAAAATCTCCCACTACAAAGTTACTTCCACCAATAAAAATCATTTCCCCATTTTTAACATCCTGTTTTGCAGAAAGATATCCGCTTTGTACGTCATCAAAAATTTTATAAGAAATTCCGGATTTCTTTAGCTGATGTTCGTAATCATTCGGGTGACGGCCACGTTTTATTTCTGGTTTTACAAAATAATAGGTGGCATTTCCCGGAAGCATTTCCAAAACCTCGTCAATTTTCTTGTCTTTTACAAAACCTAAAATGATATGCTTAAATTTATCTACAGAATTTAATTGGCTGAATACCTGCTCAAGCCCTGCTTTATTATGCCCTGTATCGCAAATGGTGAGCGGATCCTGCGAAAACTCGAACCAGCGGCCAAGGAAATTGGTGTTTTTATGAACATTTGAAAGCCCTTTTTGTACCTGTTCCTCGCTGATATTAAATCCTGATTTCTGAAGTTCTGAAATTAGAGCAAGCACAACGCGGATATTCTTTTTCTGATAAACGCCTTTCAGGTCAGTTACCAAATCAGTTTTGATTTCCGTGGCATCAATGAACGGCGCATTATTTTCAACTGCTTTATCGTGAATGATATTCTTGGTTGCTTCGTTCTCGTCGCCAGAAATTATTGGTATATTCGGCTTTACGATTCCCGCTTTTTGTATAGCAATTTCTTCGACGGTGTCACCAAGAATATTCTGGTGATCCTGCGCAACATTTGTTATCGCAGAAACCATTGGTTTAATGATATTGGTAGCATCAAGCCTTCCACCTAAACCAACTTCAATAATTGCCACATCGACATTTAGTCTGTGAAAATATTCAAACGCCATCACAGTGGTAAATTCAAAAAATGATGGGCGAATGTCTGCCGGCAAGTCTCTCAGCTTCTGAATGAAATCATAAACAAAATCAGGTTCGGCATTCTGCCCGTTTACTTTAATCCTTTCGGTAAATTCAATAAGGTGCGGTGAATTGTAAAGTCCAACCTTGTAGCCAGCCTCCTGCAAAACAGACGCCAGCATGTTGCTGGTAGATCCTTTGCCGTTGGTGCCGCCAATGTGTACGGTCTTGATTTTATCCTGAGGATTCCCGAAGAATTCACAAAGTTTGATGATATTCTGAAGTCCGGGTTTATATGCCCGTTTTCCGTCGATTTGATAGTTGGGAGCCTGCTTGTACAGCCATTCCAGCTCGTTTTGATAGTCGTTTTTTGTCATTGTGCAAAAATGACGAAAATTTTGGTTGTACAAAGTTATTTTTTTGTTAAAAAAATCGAATTTAATGGGTAAAGTTTCCTGATCAATTTCAAATCTCATTTAAAGATGAGCAGAAGAAATCCATGCCATAAAAGATAAAATGACAGTATGAAGTTCCAGTAAAATTTTAAAAATGCTAAAAAGTAATTCTGTAGGTTCCTGTAGACGAGGTATTAGCCCGCTCCGCTTTTACATATTGCTTCACCCACGCAACGGAAGTTGAGGCTACGCACGCATCAGAAATTCCCCCGCTCCGTCTTGCGGAAATTACGTTCCCGGCTTTATCTACGGTGTAAGAAATCGTAATCATGCCGGAAGCCGAACAGTTATGCGAAGGTTGCGCACCGCCCCTTCCCATCGTGCCGGGAATAAAACCGATAAGTTTTCGGTCTACACCAATTCTGCTGTCGCCGTTTCCATCGCTGCCCAGAGGGTCTCCAGCGTTTCCGGTGGTTCCCATCGTACCTTGCGAGCCCGCGGCCTTTCCGCGGCCGCGAATTAGGTTACCGACTGCGGCCGTACCTTTGGAATCGCCCTGTCTCTTAGTTGGGGTTGTAGAAGTTTTTGTGTTGGTAACGGTTTTGGCAGTGTTTGCTTTAACTGGTGTAACTTTCGCCGCAGGCGTAGGTTTTTTTTCCACGTTTTCCACTTTTGGTGCAGCGGCCAACTTGCTGGTGCCGGTAATTATTTTCTCCTGAACAATTGGTTTTGGCTCCGGTTGCGGCTGCGGTTCCTCAACAGTTACTTCTGCCGAGGATTCCTGTGAACCGTCCTGATTTGCCGGTTCTTCGAAGCCGGCCCCGTTTTGATGGTCGCCAAAATTGATGAGCATTGTTGTCACCGGCTCCTCTTTGGGAATGAGCCTTGAAAATTTGTAAAAATAAAGCGCAAGTAAAACCAAAAGCGAAATAAGAAGAGTGATGATGGCACTTTTCCTGCGGTCGTTTTTCTCGTTATGGCTGATGGTATAGCTCATTAATCTTTCTGTACTGTGGCGATGGCTAAATTAAATTTATGTTTTTCAGCAATTTCCATTACAAAAACTACGTCGCCGTGCCTGGTGTTTTCATCGGCACGAATTGTAAAGGTTGGATTTTGCTGACCCTGAAGCGTATTCACCAAATGCTGTTCCAACTGTTCTTTTGGCACAGCTTTGTCTGCGATATAATATTTCCCGTCCGTACTGATGGTTACAGAGGTAGGATCCTGGGCACTTTGGTTTGTGGAGGCGGCCTGGGGCAGTTTTACCTCAATCGCGCTCTGGCTGATGGCGGAACTGGTAATCATGAAAAATATCAACAACAGAAAAATAATATCCGTCATTGATGCCATACTGAATTCCGCGCTGATGCGGTTTCTGCGTTTCAGTTCCATTTTACAAAGGTTTATTTAAGGTGTCTAAAAATTCATTCACATGGGTTTGAATCTTAAGAACCATTCTGTCTACCTGTGTTACCAGAAAATTGTAGAAAAAATACGCCGGAATACCCACCAACAATCCGGCTGCCGTAGTTGCCATGGCGGTATAAATTCCTGACGCCAAAAGTTTCGGGCTTACCGCTCCTGTAACATTTGAAATTTCAAAGAACGCCATAATCATCCCGATTACAGTTCCTAAAAATCCTAACATCGGGGCTGCTCCGGATGCAGAAGCCAGGATATTTAAATTTTTTTCAAATTTTGAAACTTCGAGCTGCCCCTGGTTTTGCATCGCATTCGAGATGTCGGAAATTGGCCTTCCGATCCTTGCCAGGCCTTTTTCAATCATCCTTGATTCCGGAGAATTGATAGTTCTGCAGTAATCTACGGCGGTCTGGATCTTACCTTCCTCTACGAAATCTTTAATATTTTCAAGGAAATTCGGGGTTTCTTTGGCTGCTCTTTTCAGGAAAAAATATCTTTCAAGAAAAATATAAAGCGCCAAAACGCCCAAAAGGAAAATAAGAATCATAATGACATTACCAATTATTCCGCCGCTGGTTAGGATTTCCCAAAGCGAGAAAACCTGCTTTTCCGGCTGTAACTGTACGGCATTGGTGGCAGTAGATACTACCGTTGTGCTGTCCTGCATATTTTTTTTATTTTAAATTAACGCAAAAAGCCCATAAATATTATGGCTTTGCTGGTTTTGACAAATTAAAGAATTAAAAAAAAGAATTAATCTTCATCAACCACAATTTCCTCCTGTCTGAAATCGCATTTCAGTTTGAAAGGAATCGGCTCATCAGACCCCGTGTAGAAATCATCGATATTTCCTGTCCAAATCAGTTCCAGTTCGCCTTCATCATTTACATCAAAAGAAAGTTCATTCTGGTAAAGGTAAGCTTCCTCGTCATCGAACAGATCTACCTCCGTGAAAGTTTCTTCATCAGAATCTTCTATATGAAAGGTCTTTCCCTCCAAATCGGCAGAACTGATCGGAAAATCAAATATATCTAAAGAGATTTGCGGGAAATTGTACTGTAGCGAATCATCCTCCACATGATCTAAACTGTCATCCGTAATGATCTCAACTTCGAGAAAATGCTGCTTGTTGCTGTAAACTGGCTTGCAGTAGGTATTTTTTATGTGGTATTTTAAGGTCTCGTCCGGATGATAAATTTTTAAAATCCCTTTCATTTCTTAAGGATAAAAAGTTGGGTTTAGTTATTTTGTGTGTTATTAAGCAAAGATAAAAATTTGATTTAAAGACAAAAACATTTTAAAACTTATTTTTTAAATCGAAAAATCCCTGCACTGCTGCGTTTGTGAATAATGTTTGGAAAAGGAATAATCTTTAATTTAGCGTTATCAATTTTTACCGAGATGAAAAACATACTTTATAAAACAATTTTAGCAGTTTTCACGATACTTTTCGCGGTTTCGTGCAAAAGAAAAGACTTTCCGCTTACCAAAGTAACTCCGGTTGAGGTGGATTCTATCGCAGCCAATTATTATGAGCAATACCTCAAAATGTATCCGCTGGAAGCGACCATGCAGGGTGACGACCGCTACAACGACCTTTTGCCGGTGGACATCGATAAAGATTTCATTTCCGGCGAAATTGCCTTTTATAATGATGTTCAAAAAGAACTGAAAAGCATCGATTACAACTCCCTGACCGACGATAAAAAAGTAGTTTACGATGTTCTGGATTCTACTTTGAAGGACAAAATTGAACGCTACGCCTATCACCCGGAATATATTCCTTTTACGCAGTTTGGCGGTTTGCCGCTTGATTTTCCGGTATTAGGAAGCGGTGCAGGTGCCCAGCCTTTTAAAAATGAAAAAGATTATGAAAACTGGCTGAAAAGGATGAACCAATTCCCAAACTGGATGGAAGCTGCGACCGAGAATTTCAGGGAAGGGATGAAAATTAACATGGTTTTGCCAAAAGCCCTGATTGTAAAGATGATTCCGCAGATGAGAGCGGAAGAAATTACAAGCACAGATTTTGAAAAGAATATATTTTACGGCCCCGTGCGAAATTTCCCAAAAGGAATGTCTGATGCCGCAAAAGCAAAATTCACAAAAGAATTTAAAGAAATCATCACTGGCAAAATAATTCCGGCATATACGAAAATGGGCGATTTCCTGGAAAAGGAATATTTGCCGAAAGGCCGCGACACCAGCGGATACAACGCTTTACCGAAAGGAAACGACATCTATTCTTATTACGTAAAAAGCTGGACGACCACAAACCAGACGCCGGACGAAATTCACAAAACCGGTTTGGCAGAAGTTGCCAGAATACGCGGAGAAATGGAAAAAGTAAAGCAAACTTTAGGATTCACCGGCACTTTGGAAGAATTTTTAAACCACATAAAATCTGATCCGAAAGCTATGCCCTATAAAACATCGAAGGAAGTTCTGGATGCATTTCAGGGCATTTTAACCAAAATTACTCCCAAGCTGAAAACGATGTTCAACAATACCCCGAAAACAGGTTTTGAAATCCG
The sequence above is a segment of the Chryseobacterium taklimakanense genome. Coding sequences within it:
- a CDS encoding ATP-dependent Clp protease ATP-binding subunit, translating into MDYKFSDGLDKVFKQSKNEARRLKSEFLNTEHLLLGIIKTDNSAREILQNLNADLTQIRRKIETMNVSGINPLAEEVSNISFTKMADQAVKRAELECRQYRSGEINTVHLLLGILYKFEDPTSSILGAYDVDYERVSREYQTMLKNSGEGPKMSAYDDDDEREEYGQMRRPTGNIGTGKSKTPTLDNFGRDLTALAKDGKLDPVIGREKEIERVSQILSRRKKNNPLLIGEPGVGKSAIAEGLALRIHQKKVSRVLYGKRVITLDLASLVAGTKYRGQFEERMKAIMTELEKNRDVILFIDELHTIVGAGSSTGSLDASNMFKPALARGEIQCIGATTLDEYRQYIEKDGALERRFQKVMVEPTSIEETIQILNQIKDKYEDHHNVTYTDEAIAACVNLTSRYITDRFLPDKAIDAMDEAGSRVYIKNMKVPTEIIKNEKKIEEIKEQKQQAVKAQDYLEARKLKDEEERLVMELSAAQEKWDKDVKEKKETVTEENVAEVVSMMSGVPVTKVGKNELDKLAQMDDKLNGKVIGQEDAVKKVVKAIQRNRAGLKDPNRPIGTFIFLGTTGVGKTELAKVMARELFDSDEALIRIDMSEYMEKFAVSRLVGAPPGYVGYEEGGQLTEAVRRKPYAVVLLDEIEKAHPDVFNILLQILDEGHVTDSLGRKIDFRNTIIILTSNIGTRDLKDFGDGVGFGTSAKKSTSDARARATIENALKKAFAPEFLNRIDDIIIFNSLQQEDIRKIIDLELSKLYGRLEKLGYKVELTDEAKDFIAEKGWDKDFGARPLKRAVQKYIEDLLAELLVNKQISENETVVLRLNDSKDALEKEASVTEKA
- a CDS encoding uroporphyrinogen decarboxylase — translated: MTPEIASYIGYAASFFIILSFMLKDLRKVRLVNLLGCICFVIYGIFIGMLWPVIIPNAILCIIQVFHLLKK
- a CDS encoding glycosyltransferase, with the translated sequence MKVIVCVFNNLYTDQRVEKVCRSLLENGYQIELIGSSWGGLPEMNRPYTFHRINLNARNLKLAYPEFNLKLYRELLKRADKNTVLLANDLDTLAASYLVSKKLNVPLVYDSHEIFTEMPAVNGRFTQKIWRKLERNLVPKINYMITASDSYATWFENKYHIKKPVVVQNFPVKISHSDDTSTENYPKIILYQGVINPSRGLDKVIPAMKTIGNAQLWIVGDGPKRKEYEALTKSNKLEQKIKFFGKLPPSELRKLTVKADVGLSIEENNGESYYYSLPNKISDYIQAGIPIVVSNFPEMKRIIEQFEVGECITNHSEQELSSKITRVLTKGKKFYSEGLVSAAAQLCWENEEPKLIELFKKVQTENFQ
- a CDS encoding PA0069 family radical SAM protein, producing MERSNHIKGQGAQRNVINRFDKYTYEPEDEDFETVKTTFTEVFPKSIVNPVKSPDLSMEYSLNPYQGCEHGCSYCFARPTHEYWGFSAGIDFERKIMVKKNAPELLEKFFKKRGYTPKTIVMSGNTDPYQPVERKLEITRKLLQVFLDYRHPVSFITKNALILRDLDLLIQLAEKNLVSVNLSIPTINEDLRKVMEPRTSSVKNKLKALEILSQNGIPVNVMAAPVIPGLNSEEGLNIYKTVSELGAKSAHHALIRLNDTVEPVFVQWVNAHFPERSQKVLNLIRSMRAGNLGEKRYFERYKGEGNIAEMIHQTFALARRKYFHGKHIAPLATEHFTGSKEQQLRLF
- a CDS encoding GMP reductase, producing the protein MRIENDIKLGFKDVMFRPKRSTLKSRSEVNLEREFTFLHTQKKWKGVPVIAANMDTVGTFEMAVALAKDRIITAVHKHYTIGEWTDFLKDKPDELYNYIALSTGTGKADEEKIKKICELHPKIQFLCIDVANGYSEHFVSFVKQARQNFPDKIIIAGNVVTGEMVEELLLAGADIIKVGIGPGSVCTTRVKTGVGYPQLSAIIECADAAHGLKGHIIGDGGCKVPGDVAKAFGGGADFVMLGGMFAGHDESGGEMMEENGKKYRLFYGMSSKTAMDKHSGGVAEYRASEGKTVKVPYKGPVSETVKDILGGVRSTCTYVGASELRELSKRTTFIRVQEQENQIFKD